From the Silurus meridionalis isolate SWU-2019-XX chromosome 5, ASM1480568v1, whole genome shotgun sequence genome, one window contains:
- the LOC124385650 gene encoding monocyte chemotactic protein 1B-like, with product MRNLTALLFVLSLCSLHLVFSAPFAFEYKTRCCSTITTMRIPLKNIVSYRSTSSSCPMKAIVFTTIKGKQICADPSAPWVKKAISTPKP from the exons ATGAGGAACCTGACGGCTCTGCTGTTCGTGCTCTCGCTCTGCTCTCTTCATCTGGTGTTCAGTG CTCCTTTTGCTTTTGAATACAAGACACGCTGCTGTTCAACTATAACTACTATGAGGATCCCTTTAAAGAACATTGTGAGCTACAGGAGCACCAGCAGCAGCTGCCCAATGAAGGCCATTGT aTTTACAACCATAAAGGGAAAACAGATCTGTGCAGATCCCTCAGCTCCATGGGTCAAAAAGGCCATTTCGACACCAAAACCCTGA
- the LOC124386631 gene encoding C-C motif chemokine 3-like: MSACRLIVLSAVVLVLLSAVTFTEGMRYKATANVCCYSFNQRPLRANMVTSYSLTSPQCSKQAILFKTKKGKEVCANPTDAWVKGLIKLLDNKSGSQGSI; encoded by the exons ATGTCGGCCTGCCGTTTGATCGTCCTGTCCGCCGTGGTGCTGGTGCTGCTGAGCGCCGTCACGTTCACCGAAG GGATGCGTTACAAGGCCACGGCAAACGTCTGCTGTTACTCCTTCAATCAGCGTCCACTGAGAGCCAACATGGTGACCAGCTACAGCCTGACCAGCCCGCAGTGCTCCAAACAGGCcatact GTTCAAAACCAAGAAGGGAAAGGAAGTGTGTGCCAATCCCACTGACGCCTGGGTGAAGGGGCTCATCAAGCTTTTGGACAACAAGTCAGGAAGCCAGGGATCTATCTAA